The Pueribacillus theae genome includes a region encoding these proteins:
- a CDS encoding TRAP transporter small permease encodes MNFIVKTIDYITALNKWLAYAIAFLMMFVVSLFAITRSIGHPIIGDIELAQFIMVLLIVTSLAFTEKTDSHVSIDLIFDRFPRKMQALLIFLAQLLTAVFCFMICWSFIAKMNFGSNSSVLGIPFYPFRILLIIGFFAWGLEVLKKLFLNFKR; translated from the coding sequence GTGAACTTTATTGTAAAAACTATTGATTATATTACTGCTCTAAATAAATGGTTAGCATATGCTATTGCATTTCTCATGATGTTCGTTGTTTCCTTGTTTGCAATTACTAGAAGTATTGGACACCCTATTATAGGAGATATAGAACTTGCTCAATTTATAATGGTGCTACTGATCGTAACATCTTTGGCCTTTACTGAAAAAACAGATTCACATGTTTCCATAGATTTGATTTTTGATAGGTTTCCTCGCAAAATGCAAGCGCTTTTAATCTTTTTGGCTCAATTATTAACTGCGGTTTTTTGCTTTATGATTTGCTGGTCCTTTATTGCCAAAATGAACTTCGGATCAAATTCTAGTGTATTGGGAATCCCTTTTTATCCCTTTAGGATATTATTAATCATTGGTTTTTTTGCCTGGGGGCTTGAAGTTCTCAAGAAGCTATTTTTAAATTTCAAAAGGTAA
- a CDS encoding TRAP transporter substrate-binding protein produces the protein MKNYFSLKFLLMASIIVILAACGNNSEKSASDSSSNQSKEVIELNYNNLATPTHPYTKEIVEPWIEYVDEVTDGRVKINQFPNAALGSPASGYDDISGGVFEIGLLYPATDSNDILFPLTIANLPFAIETPNISVSVMNKYFDKYMKDTFKDDVVWLGASSTDTAQLYSTDPIEKVEDLKHRKISSTFSVINSLIQNWEASPVNVSNTELYESVEKGMVDDVIYNTTGAIGFNLNEVTSHLIKLDLGTNNNGLFINANIFNKMPEDIQQLFIEKIGPKHQDLMAELYTKSMENSITEFENRVKDKGGSVIIPNEEELTKFKEPAKKVWDDWVKRANEKGYPGEEMMDYFKQLLKEEGSEVPF, from the coding sequence ATGAAAAATTATTTTAGTTTAAAGTTTTTGTTGATGGCAAGCATTATCGTGATTTTAGCCGCATGTGGCAACAACTCAGAAAAGTCAGCATCTGACTCATCATCAAACCAAAGTAAGGAAGTAATCGAGTTAAACTATAATAACCTTGCAACACCTACTCATCCATATACAAAAGAAATTGTTGAGCCTTGGATTGAATACGTTGATGAAGTTACAGATGGCAGAGTAAAGATCAATCAATTCCCTAATGCGGCACTTGGTTCTCCGGCATCAGGTTATGACGATATTAGCGGTGGAGTTTTTGAAATTGGATTATTATATCCAGCAACAGATAGTAATGATATATTATTTCCGTTAACGATTGCAAATTTACCTTTTGCCATTGAAACTCCTAATATATCAGTAAGTGTAATGAATAAATATTTTGACAAGTATATGAAAGATACGTTTAAAGATGATGTAGTTTGGTTAGGGGCGTCATCGACAGACACAGCCCAGCTTTATAGCACTGATCCGATTGAAAAAGTTGAAGATTTAAAACACAGAAAAATTAGTAGTACATTCAGTGTTATAAATTCCTTAATTCAAAATTGGGAAGCGAGCCCGGTAAATGTATCTAATACAGAGTTATATGAATCTGTTGAAAAAGGAATGGTTGATGACGTTATTTACAATACGACCGGAGCAATAGGCTTTAATTTAAACGAAGTTACTTCTCATTTGATAAAACTCGATTTAGGAACAAACAATAATGGCCTTTTTATAAATGCAAATATTTTTAATAAAATGCCTGAGGATATACAGCAGCTCTTCATAGAAAAGATAGGCCCTAAGCATCAAGACTTGATGGCAGAACTTTATACAAAATCAATGGAAAATTCTATTACAGAGTTTGAGAATAGAGTAAAAGATAAGGGAGGCAGTGTCATAATTCCGAATGAAGAGGAGTTAACTAAATTTAAGGAACCAGCTAAAAAAGTGTGGGATGATTGGGTGAAAAGGGCAAATGAAAAAGGTTATCCGGGCGAAGAGATGATGGATTACTTCAAACAATTGTTAAAAGAAGAAGGTTCTGAAGTCCCTTTTTAG
- a CDS encoding LLM class flavin-dependent oxidoreductase encodes MSEKNMNFGLFFLNSVAPWKTDAEELRDGLEQIREADELGFDTAWIAEHNARKYGVVSSTAVYMAAAAAQTKRIMLGSAVTRLPLHHPLQVAEDMNLVDVISDGRLYVGVGKGYDAYEFEAYNIDFEQRHDKYEESLDIIKAAFQNERVSYSGKFYNIQDVPVYPRPVQKQGPPIFVMVSGNDASIVKAAKEGHSFVLGGITNEDTMHKISLYRKTALEAGYSQEYVEKAISRSGKLLFFNVAETTEQAAKEYEKGLMWYMSVRDNRPTFGVVDRDRHLNYDDFLKSGNAFIGSSEKTINDIKKFREETGLNNIICWFNCGGQPQQQVLKAMQLFSKEVMPHFKGSYSISHSK; translated from the coding sequence ATGTCAGAAAAAAATATGAATTTCGGATTATTTTTTTTAAATTCGGTAGCTCCATGGAAAACAGATGCAGAAGAATTAAGAGATGGTCTTGAGCAAATCAGAGAAGCAGATGAATTGGGATTTGACACAGCTTGGATTGCAGAACATAACGCAAGAAAATATGGGGTCGTCAGTTCAACAGCAGTTTACATGGCAGCTGCAGCTGCCCAGACCAAACGAATCATGCTTGGTTCAGCAGTTACGAGATTGCCATTGCATCATCCGCTTCAAGTAGCAGAAGACATGAATTTAGTCGATGTGATCAGCGATGGACGCTTGTATGTTGGGGTTGGAAAAGGTTATGATGCCTACGAATTTGAAGCATACAATATAGATTTCGAACAAAGGCATGACAAGTATGAAGAGTCTTTGGATATTATAAAAGCGGCTTTTCAAAATGAAAGGGTTTCATATTCAGGCAAATTCTATAACATTCAGGATGTTCCGGTTTATCCACGTCCTGTTCAAAAACAAGGCCCCCCGATCTTTGTAATGGTTTCAGGCAATGACGCTTCAATAGTTAAAGCTGCAAAGGAAGGCCATTCGTTTGTACTTGGAGGAATTACGAATGAGGACACAATGCATAAAATTTCCCTGTATAGAAAAACGGCCTTGGAAGCAGGTTATTCCCAAGAATATGTAGAAAAGGCCATTTCGCGTTCCGGTAAGCTATTATTTTTTAATGTCGCAGAAACTACTGAGCAAGCTGCTAAAGAATACGAAAAGGGATTAATGTGGTACATGAGTGTAAGAGACAATCGTCCGACATTTGGAGTGGTGGATAGAGACCGACATCTAAATTATGATGATTTTTTAAAATCAGGAAATGCTTTCATCGGCTCGTCAGAAAAAACCATTAATGATATTAAAAAGTTCAGAGAAGAAACAGGATTGAATAATATTATTTGCTGGTTTAACTGTGGAGGTCAGCCTCAACAACAAGTATTAAAAGCAATGCAACTGTTTTCGAAAGAAGTTATGCCACACTTTAAAGGTAGTTATAGTATTTCGCATTCAAAGTAA